A DNA window from Vigna angularis cultivar LongXiaoDou No.4 chromosome 1, ASM1680809v1, whole genome shotgun sequence contains the following coding sequences:
- the LOC108318873 gene encoding putative vesicle-associated membrane protein 726 isoform X3, with protein MGHNQNQRSLIYAFVSRGTVILAEYTEFSGNFNTIAFQCLQKLPASNNKFTYNCDGHTFNYLVDNGFTYCVVADESIGRQVPVAFLERVKDDFIAKYGGGKAATAAANSLNKEFGSKLKEHMQYCVEHPEEISKLAKVKAQVSEVKGVMMENIEKRLHSYTATYSLYACLILQMDIRFSGLIANEVVDDV; from the exons ATGGGACACAATCAGAATCAGAGATCTCTGATCTACGCGTTCGTCTCTCGCGGCACCGTGATTCTTGCGGAGTACACCGAATTCAGCGGCAACTTCAACACCATCGCTTTTCAGTGCCTCCAGAAGCTCCCTGCCTCCAACAATAAATTCACCTACAACTGCGACGGCCACACCTTCAATTACCTCGTCGACAACGGATTCA CGTATTGTGTTGTTGCGGATGAGTCGATTGGGAGACAGGTGCCTGTGGCTTTTCTGGAGCGCGTGAAGGATGATTTTATTGCCAAGTACGGCGGGGGGAAGGCGGCGACGGCAGCCGCCAACAGCCTGAACAAGGAATTCGG GTCCAAGTTGAAGGAGCATATGCAGTACTGTGTTGAGCACCCTGAAGAGATAAGCAAGCTTGCTAAGGTGAAGGCTCAGGTTTCTGAAGTTAAAGGTGTCATGATGGAGAACATTGAAAAG AGGCTTCACAGTTACACAGCCACTTACTCACTTTATGCATGCCTTATTTTG CAAATGGATATAAGATTTTCTGGTTTAATAGCAAATGAAGTAGTGGATGATGTGTAG
- the LOC108327652 gene encoding glucan endo-1,3-beta-glucosidase — MAQTQSSSRLSLLLLLSCTLFRQLYASYTKIGVNYGTRADNLPPPSTVATFLKTQTTIDRVKIFDANPDILRSFAGTGISVTVTVANAAIPSLSTLPAAQAWLSQNISPFLPETAVTRISVGNEVVESSDKTLIDNIVPAMKSLHNALSLANHTTVQVSTPHSLGILASSEPPSAASFLRGYDKSIFAPMLDFLRRTKSPFMVNPYPFFGIAPTQPETVNYALFKPNSGVWDAGTSVNYTNMFDAQMDEVFSAMKKLGYDDVELAVAETGWPSVGDPKEGGVSSENAASYNGNLIKHVNSGKGTPLMPDRTFETFIFSLFNENLKPTVSERNYGLFNPDLTPVYDVGLFIDKEASVPTSGPGPTSGPSPVSGPTTGRKSGPSPTYAPASGPSPTSGPASGPTALTPSEAPSSSSSSSSSKKKWCVPKGDASEAALQANIDFVCKSSGIECGAINDGGQCFKPNTVRSHAAYAMNAYYQASGGNDLDCDFGNTGLITHTDHSSQECMSPDAATGLKARKPDGAGSVTRTFHNNLFFICISILISFTFF, encoded by the exons ATGGCTCAAACTCAATCATCTTCACGTCTTTCCCTTCTGCTTCTTTTATCATGCACCCTTTTCCGACAACTTTACGCTTCCTACACTAAAATCGGCGTCAACTATGGCACGCGGGCAGACAATCTCCCACCGCCCTCAACGGTGGCCACCTTCCTCAAAACTCAAACCACCATCGACCGCGTCAAAATCTTCGATGCCAACCCCGACATCCTCCGCTCCTTCGCCGGCACCGGAATCTCCGTAACCGTCACGGTGGCGAACGCCGCTATCCCCTCTCTCTCAACGCTTCCTGCCGCGCAAGCTTGGCTCTCCCAAAACATCTCCCCCTTCCTCCCAGAAACCGCCGTGACGCGTATCTCCGTCGGGAACGAGGTTGTAGAAAGCTCCGACAAAACACTAATCGACAACATTGTTCCAGCTATGAAATCCCTGCACAATGCTCTCTCCCTCGCCAACCACACTACCGTCCAAGTCTCCACTCCTCACTCGCTCGGGATCCTGGCCTCGTCGGAGCCTCCCAGCGCCGCCTCGTTCCTCCGTGGCTACGACAAATCCATCTTTGCGCCGATGCTGGACTTCCTCCGGCGTACCAAGTCCCCCTTCATGGTGAACCCGTATCCGTTCTTCGGCATCGCCCCAACCCAACCCGAAACCGTGAACTACGCGCTCTTTAAACCAAACAGCGGCGTTTGGGACGCGGGCACGTCGGTGAACTATACGAACATGTTCGACGCGCAAATGGACGAGGTTTTCTCGGCGATGAAGAAACTGGGGTATGATGACGTGGAACTGGCGGTGGCCGAAACGGGTTGGCCCTCTGTTGGTGACCCGAAGGAAGGGGGTGTGAGTTCTGAGAATGCGGCGTCGTATAATGGGAATCTCATCAAGCACGTCAACTCTGGGAAAGGGACCCCTCTTATGCCTGATCGGACTTTCGAGACTTTCATCTTCTCTCTGTTCAATGAGAATCTCAAGCCCACAGTTTCTGAGCGTAATTATGGCTTGTTTAATCCTGATCTCACCCCCGTTTACGACGTCGGCCTTTTCATTGACAAAGAG GCATCTGTTCCCACGTCCGGACCCGGACCCACATCTGGACCCAGTCCCGTATCTGGACCCACAACTGGACGTAAATCTGGACCCAGTCCCACGTATGCACCCGCATCTGGACCCAGTCCCACATCTGGACCCGCATCTGGTCCCACGGCATTAACACCATCAGAGgcaccttcttcttcatcatcatcatcgtctTCGAAGAAGAAATGGTGCGTGCCAAAAGGGGATGCGAGTGAAGCAGCTTTGCAGGCTAACATTGACTTTGTTTGTAAAAGCAGTGGAATAGAGTGTGGGGCCATTAACGACGGTGGGCAATGCTTCAAGCCCAACACAGTTAGGTCCCACGCGGCGTACGCCATGAACGCATATTACCAAGCATCTGGTGGTAACGATTTGGACTGTGATTTCGGCAACACCGGACTCATCACTCACACCGACCATA GTTCCCAGGAATGTATGTCTCCAGATGCCGCTACTGGGCTGAAGGCCAGAAAACCGGACGGAGCTGGCTCAGTAACACGGACCTTCCACAACAATCTcttctttatttgtatttcaattctaatttctttcacttttttctgA
- the LOC108318873 gene encoding vesicle-associated membrane protein 721 isoform X2, with protein sequence MGHNQNQRSLIYAFVSRGTVILAEYTEFSGNFNTIAFQCLQKLPASNNKFTYNCDGHTFNYLVDNGFTYCVVADESIGRQVPVAFLERVKDDFIAKYGGGKAATAAANSLNKEFGSKLKEHMQYCVEHPEEISKLAKVKAQVSEVKGVMMENIEKVLDRGEKIELLVDKTENLHNQAQDFRNSGTKIRRKMWLQNMKIKLIVLAILIALILIIVLSVCRGFNC encoded by the exons ATGGGACACAATCAGAATCAGAGATCTCTGATCTACGCGTTCGTCTCTCGCGGCACCGTGATTCTTGCGGAGTACACCGAATTCAGCGGCAACTTCAACACCATCGCTTTTCAGTGCCTCCAGAAGCTCCCTGCCTCCAACAATAAATTCACCTACAACTGCGACGGCCACACCTTCAATTACCTCGTCGACAACGGATTCA CGTATTGTGTTGTTGCGGATGAGTCGATTGGGAGACAGGTGCCTGTGGCTTTTCTGGAGCGCGTGAAGGATGATTTTATTGCCAAGTACGGCGGGGGGAAGGCGGCGACGGCAGCCGCCAACAGCCTGAACAAGGAATTCGG GTCCAAGTTGAAGGAGCATATGCAGTACTGTGTTGAGCACCCTGAAGAGATAAGCAAGCTTGCTAAGGTGAAGGCTCAGGTTTCTGAAGTTAAAGGTGTCATGATGGAGAACATTGAAAAG GTTCTGGACAGAGGGGAAAAGATAGAGCTTCTGGTAGACAAGACTGAAAATCTTCATAACCAG GCACAAGACTTCAGGAATTCTGGGACGAAAATCCGTAGAAAAATGTGGCTGCAAAACATGAAGATAAAGCTGATTGTGTTGGCAATTTTGATAGCCCTGATCCTCATAATAGTCCTCTCTGTTTGCCGTGGGTTCAATTGTTGA
- the LOC108318873 gene encoding vesicle-associated membrane protein 721 isoform X1: MGHNQNQRSLIYAFVSRGTVILAEYTEFSGNFNTIAFQCLQKLPASNNKFTYNCDGHTFNYLVDNGFTYCVVADESIGRQVPVAFLERVKDDFIAKYGGGKAATAAANSLNKEFGSKLKEHMQYCVEHPEEISKLAKVKAQVSEVKGVMMENIEKRLHSYTATYSLYACLILVLDRGEKIELLVDKTENLHNQAQDFRNSGTKIRRKMWLQNMKIKLIVLAILIALILIIVLSVCRGFNC; this comes from the exons ATGGGACACAATCAGAATCAGAGATCTCTGATCTACGCGTTCGTCTCTCGCGGCACCGTGATTCTTGCGGAGTACACCGAATTCAGCGGCAACTTCAACACCATCGCTTTTCAGTGCCTCCAGAAGCTCCCTGCCTCCAACAATAAATTCACCTACAACTGCGACGGCCACACCTTCAATTACCTCGTCGACAACGGATTCA CGTATTGTGTTGTTGCGGATGAGTCGATTGGGAGACAGGTGCCTGTGGCTTTTCTGGAGCGCGTGAAGGATGATTTTATTGCCAAGTACGGCGGGGGGAAGGCGGCGACGGCAGCCGCCAACAGCCTGAACAAGGAATTCGG GTCCAAGTTGAAGGAGCATATGCAGTACTGTGTTGAGCACCCTGAAGAGATAAGCAAGCTTGCTAAGGTGAAGGCTCAGGTTTCTGAAGTTAAAGGTGTCATGATGGAGAACATTGAAAAG AGGCTTCACAGTTACACAGCCACTTACTCACTTTATGCATGCCTTATTTTG GTTCTGGACAGAGGGGAAAAGATAGAGCTTCTGGTAGACAAGACTGAAAATCTTCATAACCAG GCACAAGACTTCAGGAATTCTGGGACGAAAATCCGTAGAAAAATGTGGCTGCAAAACATGAAGATAAAGCTGATTGTGTTGGCAATTTTGATAGCCCTGATCCTCATAATAGTCCTCTCTGTTTGCCGTGGGTTCAATTGTTGA
- the LOC108343653 gene encoding uncharacterized protein LOC108343653: protein MEGNAKSEQIVDVGAVVEAVSADDGDAPLYSLESLCMRCGENGITRFLLTLIPHFRKILLSAFECPHCGERNNEVQFAGEIQPRGCRYTLAIPSGEQKMLNRQVVKSESATIKIPELDFEIPPEAQRGSLSTVEGILMRAGDELQALQEERKKVASETADAIDQFLVKLRACATGESAITFILDDPAGNSFIDNPFAPSSDPSLTIKFYERTPEQQASLGYLVDSTQIEGTRVDPLEGGEAVPTDQVRTEPHGSIGATAGHRAIAQSNSAEMAEALFRYTAPEEVMTFPSTCGACAVKCETRMFVTNIPYFQEVIVMASTCDVCGYRNSELKPGGRIPEKGKKITLSVKNVNDLSRDVIKSDTASVKVPEVDLELASGTLGGIVTTVEGLITRIGESLERVHGFTFGDSLDENSRSKWIDFKTRLNKLLSLEEAWTLILDDALANSFIAPATDDLKEDKQLTFEEYERSWEQNEELGLNDMDTSSAEVGSAPTNTSKIE, encoded by the exons GGGATTACAAGATTTTTATTGACTTTAATTCCTCACTTCAGAAAG ATTTTGTTATCAGCTTTTGAATGTCCACACTGTGGTGAGAG GAACAATGAAGTACAGTTTGCTGGTGAAATTCAACCACGTGGTTGTCGTTACACTTTGGCAATCCCATCAGGCGAGCAGAAG ATGCTAAATCGTCAAGTGGTTAAATCAGAATCTGCTACCATTAAG ATACCTGAACTGGATTTTGAGATTCCACCAGAAGCTCAGCGTGGTAGTCTGTCAACG GTGGAAGGGATACTTATGAGAGCAGGTGATGAACTTCAGGCCCTTCAAGAGGAACGCAAA AAAGTGGCTTCAGAGACAGCTGACGCAATTGATCAGTTCTTGGTGAAACTGCGAGCCTGTGCAACAGGAGAATCAGCCATCACCTTTATTCTTGATGATCCTGCTGGAAATAGCTTCATCGATAACCC GTTTGCACCATCATCTGATCCATCACTGACGATCAAGTTTTATGAGAGAACTCCTGAGCAGCAAGCATCATTGGGATACCTTGTTGATTCCACACAGATTGAAGGAACTCGTGTTGACCCCCTGGAAGGGGGAGAAGCTGTGCCTACTGATCAAGTAAGGACAGAACCACATGGATCAATAGGGGCAACAGCTGGGCATCGAGCCATTGCTCAGAGTAACAGTGCAGAAATGGCTGAAGCCTTGTTTCGATATACGGCACCAGAAGAG GTGATGACTTTCCCATCTACTTGTGGTGCCTGTGCTGTCAAGTGTGAGACTCGAATGTTTGTCACCA ATATTCCTTACTTTCAAGAAGTAATTGTTATGGCATCCACATGTGATGTCTGTGGCTACCGCAACTCTGAG TTGAAACCTGGTGGACGAATTCCTGAAAAGGGGAAAAAAATTACTCTTTCTGTTAAGAATGTCAATGACCTTAGCCGTGATGTAATAAAG TCTGATACTGCAAGTGTAAAAGTTCCGGAAGTTGACTTGGAGCTGGCAAGCGGAACCCTTGGAGGAATAGTTACAACTGTTGAAGGTTTAATCACAAGAATTGGTGAAA GCCTTGAGAGGGTCCATGGCTTTACTTTTGGAGATAGTCTTGATGAAAATAGTAGAAGCAAGTGGATAGACTTTAAAACAAGACTAAACAAG CTTCTTAGCTTAGAAGAAGCTTGGACTCTAATTCTTGATGATGCATTAGCCAATTCTTTTATAGCACCTGCAACTGATGATCTGAAAGAGGACAAACAATTAACAT TTGAGGAATACGAGAGGTCATGGGAACAAAATGAAGAATTAGGTCTGAATGATATGGACACCTCTTCTGCCGAAGTTGGTTCTGCACCAACCAATACTTCTAAAATTGAGTGA